The Vibrio nitrifigilis genome window below encodes:
- a CDS encoding sporulation protein, which translates to MSLLKKTLSSFGIGAAKVDPILQQDVLYPGQTVAIHIHVYGGAHEQQIERIELKLRCRYIAESLSETDADVIPLVQRSTETYTLANWSLQEPFMLSSGEEKNIQAQITVPWNTPVTIGDAKVWLETSLGDSEQSDVQDNQAVTIRPDSLLDGIFGRLEAKGLRLRQAECEAMDGIAFPFVQEFELIPTDGPYHGLVRELEIITYRDQNTLQVWLDVDRPQRGEQTMLAREVEMGNYRTHLTFSNASLPEDAAQQILTVLDQCELEVE; encoded by the coding sequence ATGTCCTTACTGAAAAAGACCCTCTCAAGCTTTGGAATTGGTGCTGCAAAAGTAGATCCTATACTGCAGCAAGACGTGTTGTATCCGGGGCAAACTGTCGCTATCCATATCCACGTTTATGGTGGCGCCCATGAACAGCAAATCGAGCGTATTGAGTTAAAATTACGCTGTCGTTATATCGCTGAATCCCTATCAGAGACTGACGCTGACGTTATTCCTCTTGTCCAGCGCTCCACAGAAACTTACACCTTAGCTAATTGGTCATTACAAGAACCTTTTATGTTGTCTTCGGGTGAAGAAAAAAATATCCAAGCTCAAATCACCGTGCCGTGGAACACCCCGGTTACTATTGGCGATGCGAAAGTCTGGTTAGAGACATCATTGGGTGACTCTGAACAGTCTGATGTTCAAGATAACCAAGCGGTGACGATTAGGCCAGATTCATTGTTAGATGGTATTTTTGGTCGCTTGGAAGCGAAAGGGCTCCGTCTACGCCAAGCAGAATGTGAAGCAATGGATGGTATCGCTTTCCCATTTGTGCAGGAGTTTGAGCTTATTCCCACCGATGGTCCATACCATGGTTTGGTTCGAGAACTAGAGATAATTACGTATCGTGACCAGAATACCTTACAAGTATGGTTAGATGTGGATCGCCCACAACGAGGAGAGCAGACGATGCTGGCTCGAGAAGTTGAAATGGGAAATTACCGAACACACCTAACTTTCTCCAATGCATCTTTGCCTGAAGATGCAGCGCAACAAATTCTTACGGTATTAGATCAATGTGAGCTAGAAGTTGAATAG
- a CDS encoding DUF3157 family protein codes for MKTLLSITCLVWTSLASASQIATLSDGRQVTLNDDFTWQYVVSKQPIKSAKTQQKLISPVATIAAPVAAPVIPHSMPTSVINLGSNKPLLQLSDSGVDVVLGAADYDDGELTIPTVITNQTHQSAIRIDIDWQLQDGQGHPLQSGTHTVWQSIKRMGDTYLRPQTSADGKPLHIEVTQLKQYQLKAKITQVEMR; via the coding sequence ATGAAAACCTTACTTTCTATTACCTGTCTGGTCTGGACTTCTTTAGCCAGCGCAAGCCAAATAGCCACTTTATCTGATGGCAGGCAGGTTACCTTAAATGATGACTTTACTTGGCAATATGTCGTATCTAAACAGCCGATAAAGTCAGCGAAAACACAGCAGAAATTAATCTCACCAGTCGCGACAATTGCAGCACCAGTAGCCGCTCCCGTCATCCCCCACTCAATGCCGACCTCGGTCATAAACTTAGGGAGTAATAAACCACTATTACAATTAAGTGACTCGGGTGTTGATGTCGTATTGGGAGCAGCAGATTACGATGATGGTGAATTAACTATCCCGACGGTCATCACTAACCAAACACATCAATCAGCCATCCGAATAGATATCGACTGGCAACTGCAAGATGGTCAAGGACACCCATTACAAAGCGGCACTCATACTGTGTGGCAATCCATTAAACGTATGGGTGATACCTACCTGCGACCACAAACATCAGCCGATGGTAAACCTCTCCATATCGAGGTTACCCAGCTCAAGCAATATCAACTAAAAGCCAAAATCACCCAAGTAGAAATGCGTTAA
- a CDS encoding TrkH family potassium uptake protein, giving the protein MLNLRPILFVLGLVLSKLALFMYVPTLVAFFTGTGGFISFAEAVIITHIGSFILLTLGRTKDFRLSVRDMFLITSLVWTIASVFAALPFMFINHISFTDAYFETMSGITTTGSTVLSGLDNMAPSILLWRSILQWLGGVGFIVMAVAILPMLNVGGMRLFQTESSDWSDKSSPRAKTVAKNIVSVYLILTGLCILGYVATGMTVFEAINHAFTTLSTGGYSTSDGSMNHFSKGAHWVAILFMFLGGLPFLLLVTSVRKRRPLEIFRDAQVRGFFWLFIISSLMVAFWLNLHNNYPFMDALRVSMFNIVSVVTTTGFGLDDFTAWGALPSTLFIFLMMTGACSGSTAGGIKIFRFQIAMALLKKQMMNLIHPSGVFVQRYNQRPVNEDIVRSVVAFGITFGLTIIVIAAILSAMGLDPLTSISGSITAVSNVGPGMGTVIGPTGNFASLPDAAKWVLSFGMLMGRLEILTILVLFFPAFWRR; this is encoded by the coding sequence ATGCTAAATTTGCGCCCCATTTTATTTGTACTCGGGTTAGTGTTATCTAAACTAGCCCTTTTTATGTATGTACCGACACTGGTCGCTTTTTTTACTGGGACCGGTGGTTTTATTAGCTTTGCTGAAGCAGTCATTATTACTCATATTGGCTCTTTTATCTTGTTGACACTCGGGAGAACCAAAGACTTTCGCCTCAGTGTGAGAGATATGTTTCTTATTACCAGCTTGGTTTGGACGATAGCCAGTGTCTTCGCAGCACTCCCTTTTATGTTCATCAACCACATTAGCTTTACGGATGCATACTTTGAAACCATGTCAGGTATTACGACTACGGGTTCCACCGTATTAAGTGGCTTAGATAACATGGCACCAAGCATTCTGTTATGGCGTTCTATATTACAGTGGTTAGGTGGCGTTGGATTTATCGTAATGGCGGTGGCAATCTTGCCAATGCTCAACGTAGGTGGGATGAGACTGTTCCAAACGGAATCTTCCGATTGGTCAGATAAAAGTAGCCCGAGAGCAAAAACAGTCGCCAAAAATATCGTTTCTGTTTATTTAATACTCACAGGACTTTGTATTCTCGGTTATGTCGCAACAGGTATGACCGTTTTCGAAGCAATTAATCATGCCTTCACCACACTTTCGACCGGTGGATATTCCACCTCTGATGGTTCAATGAATCATTTTTCTAAAGGCGCTCATTGGGTCGCAATTCTCTTTATGTTCCTCGGCGGTTTACCATTTTTGCTTTTAGTGACATCGGTGAGAAAACGTCGTCCTTTAGAAATTTTTCGTGATGCTCAGGTCCGTGGGTTCTTTTGGCTGTTTATTATTTCCAGTTTAATGGTCGCGTTTTGGCTAAATCTGCACAACAACTACCCATTTATGGATGCTCTGCGGGTTTCGATGTTCAATATCGTCTCTGTCGTGACTACCACTGGTTTTGGTTTGGATGATTTTACCGCATGGGGCGCCCTACCCAGCACCTTGTTCATCTTCTTAATGATGACCGGAGCTTGTTCAGGTTCTACCGCAGGAGGAATTAAAATCTTCCGCTTTCAGATTGCGATGGCACTGCTGAAAAAACAAATGATGAACTTGATTCACCCATCAGGCGTTTTCGTTCAACGCTATAACCAACGCCCAGTCAATGAAGATATCGTTCGTTCTGTTGTCGCCTTTGGGATCACTTTTGGCCTAACGATCATTGTTATTGCTGCGATTTTATCTGCTATGGGTTTAGATCCTTTAACCAGCATTTCAGGCTCGATTACCGCAGTATCCAACGTGGGTCCAGGTATGGGGACTGTTATTGGGCCAACAGGCAATTTTGCTTCTTTACCTGATGCAGCCAAATGGGTGCTGAGCTTTGGTATGTTGATGGGGCGTTTGGAAATTCTGACTATTCTCGTTTTATTCTTCCCTGCCTTTTGGCGTCGTTAA
- the trkA gene encoding Trk system potassium transporter TrkA: MKIIILGAGQVGGTLAENLVGENNDITIVDKSSDRLRELQDKYDLRVVTGHASHPDVLREAGAQDADMLVAVTNTDETNMTACQVAFSLFNTPNRVARIRSPQYLAEKEALFQSGAVPVDHLIAPEELVTRYIRRLVQYPGALQVVSFAEEKVSLVAVKAYYGGPLVGNALSALREHMPHIDTRVAAIFRQGRPIRPQGSTIIEADDEVFFVAASNHIRSIMSELQRLEKPYRRIMIVGGGNIGASLARKLEHSYSVKLIERSYQRAEQLSEELENTIVFCGDAADQELLTEENIDQVDVFIALTNEDETNIMSAMLAKRMGAKKVMVLIQRSAYVDLVQGGVIDVAISPQQATISALLTHVRRADIVNVSSLRRGAAEAIEAVAHGDETTSKVVGREIGKIKLPPGTTIGAIVRGDEVLIAHDNVVIQQDDHVVMFLVNKKYVPDVEALFQPSPFFL; the protein is encoded by the coding sequence ATGAAAATCATCATTCTTGGTGCAGGACAAGTTGGCGGCACATTAGCTGAAAACTTAGTCGGTGAAAACAACGACATTACGATCGTCGATAAAAGTAGCGATCGCCTGCGAGAACTACAAGATAAATATGATTTGCGTGTCGTAACAGGTCACGCTAGCCACCCCGATGTACTTCGTGAAGCAGGGGCACAAGATGCCGATATGCTTGTTGCCGTAACGAATACTGATGAAACGAATATGACGGCGTGTCAGGTCGCCTTTTCTCTTTTCAACACCCCAAACCGCGTCGCTCGTATTCGCTCTCCACAATATCTGGCCGAAAAAGAAGCCTTATTCCAATCGGGGGCAGTTCCCGTTGATCACTTAATCGCTCCTGAAGAACTAGTAACGCGTTACATTCGCCGGTTAGTTCAATATCCAGGTGCGCTGCAAGTTGTCAGTTTTGCAGAGGAAAAGGTCAGCTTAGTGGCTGTAAAAGCCTATTATGGTGGCCCACTCGTGGGTAATGCGTTGTCCGCCTTACGTGAACATATGCCGCACATTGATACTCGTGTTGCAGCCATTTTCCGCCAAGGCCGACCGATTCGACCTCAAGGTTCAACCATCATCGAAGCCGACGATGAAGTATTTTTTGTCGCAGCCAGTAATCACATTCGCTCCATCATGAGTGAACTACAACGGTTAGAAAAACCTTACCGTCGTATCATGATCGTAGGTGGTGGTAACATTGGGGCAAGCTTAGCCAGAAAGCTAGAACACAGCTATAGCGTTAAGTTGATTGAACGTAGCTATCAGCGCGCAGAACAGCTATCAGAAGAACTAGAAAACACCATCGTATTCTGTGGTGATGCCGCCGACCAAGAGCTGCTCACTGAAGAAAATATCGATCAAGTGGATGTGTTTATTGCTCTCACTAATGAAGATGAAACCAACATCATGTCAGCCATGTTAGCTAAACGCATGGGGGCCAAGAAAGTGATGGTACTGATTCAGCGCAGCGCTTATGTCGATTTAGTTCAAGGAGGTGTGATTGATGTCGCTATCTCACCACAACAAGCCACAATTTCTGCGCTGTTAACTCACGTACGCCGGGCTGATATTGTTAACGTTTCATCCCTTCGCCGCGGAGCAGCAGAAGCAATCGAAGCCGTTGCCCATGGTGATGAAACAACCTCTAAAGTCGTCGGCAGAGAAATTGGTAAAATTAAATTACCTCCAGGTACAACCATTGGGGCGATTGTTCGTGGCGACGAAGTCCTGATTGCACATGATAATGTTGTGATCCAACAAGACGATCACGTCGTCATGTTCCTCGTGAACAAAAAGTATGTTCCAGATGTGGAAGCACTTTTCCAACCAAGCCCATTCTTCCTATAG
- a CDS encoding serine/threonine protein kinase: MTQATFNFDALTPDFMWYALESIGIRAESGLLALNSYENRVYQFVDEDRHRYVVKFYRPDRWSEAQILEEHQFACELEEQEIPLAAPLIFHGTTLHEYQGYRFALFNSVGGRQFEVDNEEQLEWVGRFLGRIHKVGSTRPFTHRPTLGLDEYLYQPKQILQNADFVPLHLQNSFFNDLDMLIKEIEQHWNNNYTPIRLHGDCHPGNILWRDGPMFVDLDDARNGPAIQDLWMLLNGERADKLVQLDILLEGYQEFCDFNVNQLKLIEPLRGLRMVHYMAWLAKRWNDPAFPLAFPWFNDPKYWESQVLAFKEQLFALAEAPLSLMPQW, encoded by the coding sequence ATGACTCAAGCCACATTCAATTTCGATGCACTCACTCCAGACTTCATGTGGTATGCATTAGAAAGTATCGGCATTCGCGCTGAATCCGGACTTCTCGCTCTAAATAGCTATGAGAACCGGGTTTACCAATTTGTCGATGAAGATCGTCACCGCTACGTAGTGAAATTTTATCGTCCGGATCGTTGGAGTGAGGCACAAATTCTCGAAGAACATCAGTTTGCCTGTGAACTAGAAGAGCAAGAGATACCTCTTGCAGCGCCACTAATCTTTCACGGCACAACACTACATGAATATCAAGGCTACCGCTTTGCACTCTTTAATAGCGTCGGCGGGCGCCAATTTGAGGTTGATAATGAAGAACAGCTCGAATGGGTTGGTCGCTTTCTTGGGCGAATTCACAAAGTTGGCTCAACAAGGCCTTTTACTCACCGACCAACCTTGGGCCTAGATGAATACTTATATCAGCCCAAGCAAATTCTGCAAAACGCTGACTTTGTTCCACTACACCTACAAAACTCGTTCTTTAATGATCTCGATATGTTAATAAAAGAGATTGAACAACATTGGAATAATAACTACACGCCTATTCGTTTACATGGCGATTGTCATCCCGGCAATATTTTATGGCGAGATGGGCCAATGTTCGTTGATTTAGACGACGCTCGTAATGGCCCGGCAATACAAGATCTCTGGATGTTACTTAATGGGGAACGTGCAGATAAGCTGGTACAACTTGATATTTTGCTTGAAGGTTATCAAGAGTTTTGCGATTTTAATGTTAATCAATTGAAACTAATCGAGCCACTGCGTGGTCTACGAATGGTGCACTATATGGCTTGGCTAGCAAAACGCTGGAATGATCCTGCTTTTCCTCTTGCCTTTCCATGGTTTAATGATCCGAAATATTGGGAAAGCCAAGTGTTGGCCTTTAAAGAGCAACTTTTTGCACTTGCAGAAGCACCTCTGTCTTTGATGCCTCAATGGTAG
- the trhA gene encoding PAQR family membrane homeostasis protein TrhA, whose product MSSSNYSLKEEIANALSHGLGLVLGIVGLVLLLLKAINHSADALTITSMSIYGGSMIALFLASTLYHAIPHQKAKRWLKTFDHCAIYLLIAGSYTPFLLVGLRTPLAIGLMIVIWAIALIGIVMKVAFVYRFKRASLITYLLMGWLSLVVIYQLAIHIDIGGLTLLAAGGVVYSLGVIFYVAKRIPFNHAIWHGFVLAGCACHFLAIYLYIQPV is encoded by the coding sequence ATGTCGAGTTCTAATTATAGCCTTAAAGAAGAAATAGCTAACGCGCTGAGCCATGGTCTAGGTTTGGTGCTAGGCATTGTCGGTTTGGTGTTATTACTGCTCAAAGCCATTAATCATAGTGCCGATGCATTAACCATTACGAGTATGAGTATTTATGGTGGCAGCATGATTGCTCTATTTTTAGCGTCAACGCTCTACCATGCCATTCCGCACCAAAAAGCGAAACGTTGGTTAAAAACGTTTGATCATTGCGCTATTTACCTTTTGATCGCTGGTAGCTATACCCCATTTCTATTGGTTGGTTTAAGAACGCCTTTAGCGATCGGACTGATGATCGTCATTTGGGCCATTGCTCTGATTGGCATAGTCATGAAAGTGGCGTTTGTTTATCGCTTCAAGCGCGCCTCTCTTATTACCTATTTATTGATGGGGTGGTTATCGCTGGTGGTGATATACCAACTAGCTATCCATATCGATATTGGCGGTTTAACGTTGTTAGCGGCAGGTGGTGTGGTGTATTCGCTTGGCGTCATTTTTTATGTGGCAAAACGCATTCCGTTTAATCATGCCATATGGCATGGATTCGTGTTAGCTGGATGCGCCTGCCATTTCTTAGCAATTTATCTCTATATTCAGCCTGTTTAA
- a CDS encoding thiol:disulfide interchange protein DsbA/DsbL, whose product MKKLFALAATLMLSLSAHAAQFKAGVNYTELDQPHSEQPSVVEFFSFYCPHCHAFEPIMSKINSHLGKGITLEKSHVSFMGGNMGFNMSKAFFTMVALDVQDKMIPVMFAQIHDLRKPPKNVEELRQIFVDHGVDGKKFDDAFNSFAVDSMARRSDKNFQDFGLQGVPSVVVNNKYLVKMGSIKSIDEFYDLVNYLTKL is encoded by the coding sequence ATGAAAAAGCTGTTTGCACTTGCTGCAACTCTAATGTTAAGCCTATCGGCTCACGCCGCTCAATTTAAAGCAGGGGTGAATTACACTGAACTTGATCAACCCCATTCTGAACAACCTAGTGTGGTAGAATTTTTCTCATTCTACTGCCCACACTGCCACGCTTTTGAGCCAATCATGTCAAAGATTAACAGTCATCTTGGCAAAGGCATCACACTAGAGAAAAGCCATGTATCATTCATGGGTGGCAACATGGGTTTCAATATGAGTAAAGCCTTTTTCACCATGGTTGCTTTAGATGTACAAGATAAAATGATTCCTGTTATGTTTGCGCAAATCCATGACTTACGTAAGCCACCAAAAAATGTTGAAGAACTACGTCAAATATTCGTTGACCACGGTGTAGACGGTAAAAAGTTCGACGATGCTTTCAATAGCTTTGCCGTTGATTCAATGGCTCGTCGTTCAGATAAAAACTTCCAAGACTTTGGCCTACAAGGCGTGCCTTCTGTTGTCGTTAACAACAAATACCTAGTAAAAATGGGCAGTATCAAGTCTATTGATGAATTTTACGACCTTGTGAATTACCTTACTAAACTGTAA
- the def gene encoding peptide deformylase, translated as MSVLQVLTFPDDRLRTIAKPVEKVTPEIQKIVDDMIETMYDEEGIGLAATQVNVHQRIVVIDVSENRDEPMVLINPEIIEKRGEDGIEEGCLSVPGARALVPRAAEVTVKALNRNGEEYQFDADDLLAICVQHELDHLEGKLFVDYLSPLKRKRIKDKLEKIKRANEKNQN; from the coding sequence ATGTCTGTATTACAAGTATTAACATTTCCCGACGATCGTCTGCGCACTATTGCCAAGCCGGTTGAGAAAGTGACGCCAGAGATTCAAAAAATTGTCGATGACATGATTGAAACCATGTACGACGAGGAAGGTATTGGTCTTGCGGCAACACAAGTCAACGTTCACCAACGTATTGTGGTAATTGATGTTTCTGAAAATCGCGATGAACCAATGGTTTTGATCAATCCTGAAATTATTGAAAAACGCGGTGAAGATGGAATTGAGGAAGGCTGCTTGTCCGTACCAGGGGCTCGTGCTTTAGTTCCTCGAGCAGCAGAAGTTACGGTAAAAGCATTAAACCGTAATGGTGAAGAATATCAATTTGATGCGGATGATTTGCTCGCGATTTGTGTTCAGCACGAACTCGATCACTTGGAAGGTAAATTGTTTGTCGATTACCTATCGCCTTTGAAACGCAAACGTATCAAAGACAAGTTAGAAAAAATCAAACGCGCCAACGAAAAGAATCAAAATTAA
- a CDS encoding acyltransferase has translation MLAYPLLIINVLLVLLNTAVNSIFICLVAIVKLFLPTAKLKRAATRMADKSMWLWATVNTGILAMSNRVEWDIDGLDVLKKDGWYLMISNHLSWTDIVVLCSVFKDRVPMPKFFLKQQLLYVPFVGMACWALDMPFMRRYSREYLLRHPEKRGQDLETTRRSCEKFKYNPTTVVNYVEGTRFTPMKRKSSRSPYQHLLQPKTGGIAYTLAAMGDQFENIIDVTLAYPDNLDKPFRDMLMGRMKRIVVKVNVLPVDERVTGDYFNDKPYKRQFNQWLHQVWERKDETLKRIHKD, from the coding sequence ATGCTGGCTTACCCACTCCTAATTATTAATGTGCTACTGGTTTTACTTAATACTGCAGTAAATTCGATATTTATCTGCTTGGTTGCGATCGTAAAATTATTTCTCCCTACCGCAAAGTTAAAGCGCGCAGCTACGCGCATGGCAGATAAGTCCATGTGGTTATGGGCAACAGTGAATACTGGTATTTTGGCAATGTCTAATCGAGTTGAATGGGATATTGATGGGTTAGACGTGTTAAAGAAAGATGGCTGGTACTTAATGATCAGTAATCACTTAAGTTGGACCGATATCGTTGTGTTGTGCAGCGTATTCAAAGATCGAGTCCCAATGCCAAAGTTTTTTCTAAAGCAGCAGTTGCTTTATGTGCCATTTGTTGGAATGGCTTGCTGGGCTTTAGATATGCCATTTATGCGCCGTTATTCTCGAGAGTATTTATTACGTCACCCTGAAAAACGTGGTCAAGATTTAGAAACAACACGTCGTTCATGTGAAAAATTCAAATATAACCCAACTACGGTAGTGAACTACGTGGAAGGCACTCGTTTTACCCCCATGAAACGTAAAAGCAGTCGTTCTCCGTATCAGCATCTTTTACAACCTAAAACGGGTGGTATTGCCTATACATTAGCGGCAATGGGAGATCAGTTTGAAAATATTATTGATGTCACTCTTGCCTATCCCGATAACCTTGATAAACCTTTTCGCGATATGCTGATGGGAAGAATGAAGAGAATTGTGGTTAAAGTAAACGTGCTGCCAGTCGATGAGCGAGTAACTGGTGATTACTTCAATGATAAGCCCTATAAGCGGCAATTTAATCAGTGGTTACACCAAGTGTGGGAACGAAAAGATGAAACGTTAAAGCGTATTCATAAAGACTGA
- the rsmB gene encoding 16S rRNA (cytosine(967)-C(5))-methyltransferase RsmB, translating into MNVRAAAAQVLFQVVDQGYSLSAALPAAQQKIKPRDHALLQEICFGALRFLPRLESIANALMDKPLKGKQRVFHHLILVGIYQLSSMRIPAHAAVGETVEATKTLRGPRLRGLINAVLRNYQRQQEELDAKAISHDAGKYGHPSWLLKLIKSSYPEQWESIVEANNLKAPMWLRVNHSHHTAQEYQAILADEGIASTLHSLAEDALKLEHPCDVTQLPGFAQGWVSVQDAAAQLSYHYLTPKNGERILDCCAAPGGKTAHMLEHIKAKEVVAIDNDATRLKRVYENLERLNLEATVICGDARKPQEWWQGEQFDRILLDAPCSATGVIRRHPDIKWLRRAEDIEVLATLQSEILDAMWQQLKPGGTLVYATCSITPQENTLQVKAFLERTSDATLIGSNQEHPGRQILPGEEDMDGFYYAVLTKQA; encoded by the coding sequence ATGAATGTTCGCGCCGCGGCTGCTCAAGTGTTATTCCAAGTTGTTGATCAGGGTTACTCTCTATCAGCGGCACTCCCTGCTGCTCAGCAGAAAATCAAACCTCGTGATCACGCACTACTACAAGAAATCTGTTTCGGTGCTCTACGATTTTTACCTCGCTTAGAATCTATCGCAAATGCATTGATGGATAAGCCCTTAAAAGGTAAACAACGTGTATTTCACCATCTGATTCTCGTTGGCATCTATCAACTGAGTTCAATGCGTATTCCAGCTCACGCCGCCGTAGGGGAAACCGTTGAAGCAACAAAGACGCTACGTGGTCCTCGCTTGCGTGGTCTTATTAATGCTGTTTTACGCAACTATCAACGCCAGCAAGAAGAATTGGATGCTAAAGCCATCAGTCATGATGCAGGTAAATATGGTCACCCAAGCTGGCTATTGAAACTGATTAAAAGTAGCTACCCCGAGCAATGGGAGAGCATCGTCGAAGCGAATAATCTTAAGGCACCAATGTGGCTTCGCGTGAACCATAGCCATCATACAGCTCAAGAATACCAAGCAATTCTGGCTGATGAAGGCATAGCGAGCACTCTACATAGCCTAGCGGAAGATGCATTGAAGCTTGAACATCCTTGCGATGTCACCCAACTTCCAGGTTTTGCACAAGGATGGGTATCGGTACAGGATGCGGCAGCACAACTGTCTTATCACTACCTCACACCGAAAAATGGTGAACGTATTCTAGATTGCTGTGCAGCTCCGGGCGGAAAAACTGCCCATATGCTAGAACATATCAAAGCCAAAGAAGTCGTCGCAATCGACAATGATGCCACTCGTTTGAAACGTGTGTATGAAAACCTTGAACGTTTAAATTTAGAAGCAACAGTTATTTGCGGCGATGCACGAAAACCACAAGAATGGTGGCAAGGAGAGCAATTTGACCGTATTCTGCTGGATGCTCCATGTTCAGCAACAGGCGTCATTCGCCGTCACCCAGATATAAAGTGGCTACGCCGCGCTGAAGATATTGAAGTGTTAGCAACACTGCAAAGTGAAATTTTGGATGCAATGTGGCAGCAATTGAAGCCTGGCGGTACGTTAGTTTATGCCACTTGCTCAATTACCCCACAAGAAAATACCTTGCAGGTAAAAGCATTTCTAGAACGAACATCTGATGCTACATTGATAGGTTCTAATCAGGAACATCCTGGCCGTCAAATTCTTCCTGGTGAAGAGGATATGGACGGTTTTTACTATGCCGTTCTAACCAAGCAAGCATAA
- a CDS encoding YihD family protein: MTCHRVEELLELLQPEWDKDSEMNLVQFLIKLAEEAGFEKPLEELTDDILIYHLKMRNSDKTAAIPGLQKDYEEDFKTAILRARGLID, encoded by the coding sequence ATGACTTGCCATCGTGTGGAAGAGTTACTCGAATTACTGCAACCCGAATGGGATAAAGACTCTGAAATGAACTTAGTTCAGTTTCTCATCAAACTTGCTGAAGAAGCGGGATTTGAAAAACCATTGGAAGAGCTCACTGACGATATTCTGATTTACCACTTAAAAATGCGAAACAGCGATAAAACTGCAGCAATTCCTGGTCTTCAAAAAGACTACGAAGAAGATTTCAAAACCGCTATTTTACGTGCTCGCGGTCTCATTGATTAA
- the fmt gene encoding methionyl-tRNA formyltransferase, translated as MSQSLRIVFAGTPDFAARHLAALLSSEHEVIAVYTQPDRPAGRGKKLTASPVKNIALENNIPVYQPVNFKSDEAKQELADLNADLMIVVAYGLLLPKQVLETPKLGCINVHGSILPRWRGAAPIQRSIWAGDAETGVTIMQMDEGLDTGDMLSIATLPIEATDTSASMYEKLAELGPQALLDCLNDIAAGNAVAVKQDDEQANYAKKLSKEEAQIDWSMDAAAIERCVRAFNPWPMSHFSIEDNHIKVWQTRVEKMTTDKPAGTIIKADKTGIYVVTGQDVLVLETIQIPGKRAMAVQDILNSRAAWFEVGTQLN; from the coding sequence TTGAGCCAATCATTACGCATTGTCTTTGCAGGTACTCCGGATTTCGCCGCCCGTCACTTGGCGGCGTTGTTGTCTTCGGAGCATGAAGTTATTGCTGTTTATACCCAACCAGATCGCCCAGCAGGTCGCGGTAAAAAACTAACAGCAAGCCCAGTTAAAAATATCGCTTTAGAAAATAACATTCCTGTTTATCAACCCGTCAATTTTAAATCTGACGAAGCAAAACAAGAATTGGCCGATTTAAATGCTGATCTTATGATCGTGGTGGCTTACGGTCTGTTATTACCGAAGCAAGTGCTTGAGACTCCCAAGCTAGGTTGTATCAACGTCCATGGTTCAATTCTCCCTCGCTGGCGCGGAGCTGCTCCTATTCAACGTTCGATTTGGGCGGGTGATGCAGAAACAGGCGTCACCATCATGCAAATGGATGAAGGGCTCGATACTGGCGACATGCTCAGCATCGCAACCTTACCGATTGAAGCAACAGACACCAGTGCCTCAATGTACGAAAAGCTGGCTGAGCTAGGTCCACAAGCGCTTCTAGACTGTTTAAATGACATCGCAGCTGGCAATGCCGTTGCTGTTAAGCAAGACGATGAACAGGCTAACTACGCGAAGAAACTCAGCAAAGAAGAAGCTCAAATTGATTGGTCCATGGATGCTGCAGCCATTGAACGTTGTGTCCGTGCTTTTAACCCTTGGCCAATGAGTCATTTTTCTATTGAAGACAATCACATCAAAGTGTGGCAAACACGCGTTGAAAAAATGACGACAGATAAACCAGCAGGCACCATCATCAAAGCGGATAAAACTGGTATTTACGTCGTTACAGGCCAAGACGTTCTGGTATTGGAAACGATACAAATTCCAGGTAAACGGGCTATGGCAGTGCAAGACATACTCAACTCTCGTGCTGCTTGGTTTGAAGTTGGCACACAATTGAATTAA